Proteins co-encoded in one Opitutus terrae PB90-1 genomic window:
- a CDS encoding glycosyltransferase family 61 protein encodes MWSPRKTAQSLRFHARRLRTRALAAPRAVPWLRQALRLPRNEVFDPLAGESVAGVHVIPLDPAASFHRPLPRFVEPHPMAERFFAQRTHEVTAPTYVVDLADAIAWGHPTGGVFTPDGRFVPAFTHDPSGAALHTAWTRLRLPRPKPLPGRTLYLVTPEATDNFHHWMIDLLPRLGLVERAGFRVPDFDHVIVNHAHRRYQTETLARLGIPLDRVITADAALFVRAEHLVVPALKQHHQSLPAADVTFLRRALLGHSTSSSPASRRLFLSRADASYRRLRHEADRHDWLRAHDFEIVRPGDLTVAEQARLFAEADVIAGPAGAAFANLVFARPGTQVIEIVPPQWIAAFHWMISARCGLHHTVVLGEGPVMREPPGAGARQHDIVLSAQKFTRALSLAGAPAAA; translated from the coding sequence ATGTGGTCTCCGCGCAAAACCGCCCAGTCGCTCCGGTTCCATGCGCGGCGACTGCGGACGCGCGCGCTCGCGGCGCCGCGCGCCGTGCCGTGGCTCCGCCAAGCGCTGCGGCTGCCGCGCAACGAGGTGTTCGATCCGCTGGCGGGCGAGTCCGTCGCCGGTGTGCATGTGATTCCACTCGATCCCGCCGCAAGCTTCCACCGACCGCTGCCGCGTTTTGTTGAACCGCATCCCATGGCGGAACGGTTTTTTGCCCAGCGCACCCACGAGGTCACCGCACCAACTTACGTCGTGGACCTAGCCGACGCGATCGCCTGGGGCCATCCGACCGGCGGCGTGTTCACGCCGGACGGCCGGTTCGTGCCCGCGTTCACGCATGATCCCTCCGGTGCCGCCCTGCACACCGCGTGGACCCGGCTCCGACTGCCGCGACCGAAGCCGCTGCCCGGACGCACGCTCTATCTCGTCACGCCGGAGGCCACCGACAATTTCCACCACTGGATGATCGATCTGCTGCCGCGGCTCGGGCTGGTGGAGCGCGCCGGATTTCGCGTGCCCGATTTCGATCACGTCATCGTCAATCATGCGCACCGGCGCTATCAAACCGAGACGCTTGCGCGGCTGGGAATTCCGCTGGACCGCGTGATCACCGCAGATGCGGCGTTGTTCGTGCGCGCCGAGCACCTCGTGGTGCCCGCGTTGAAACAGCATCACCAGTCGCTGCCCGCGGCCGACGTGACCTTCCTGCGTCGCGCCCTCCTCGGCCACTCGACGAGTTCGTCCCCGGCGTCGCGCCGGCTCTTCCTAAGTCGCGCCGACGCTTCCTATCGTCGGTTGCGGCACGAAGCCGACCGGCATGACTGGCTGCGGGCCCATGACTTCGAAATCGTTCGTCCCGGAGATCTGACCGTGGCGGAACAGGCGCGATTATTCGCCGAAGCGGACGTGATCGCCGGCCCCGCCGGCGCCGCCTTCGCGAACCTCGTGTTCGCGCGGCCAGGCACCCAGGTCATCGAGATCGTGCCCCCGCAATGGATCGCGGCGTTTCACTGGATGATTTCGGCGCGTTGCGGACTCCATCACACCGTCGTGCTCGGCGAGGGTCCGGTCATGCGCGAGCCGCCGGGCGCCGGCGCCCGGCAGCACGACATCGTGTTGAGCGCCCAGAAGTTCACTCGCGCGCTGTCGCTCGCCGGTGCCCCTGCCGCCGCGTAA
- a CDS encoding glycosyltransferase family 4 protein, which produces MRPLNITIVQGAFLPVPPLLGGAVEKAWHALGLEFARQGHRVVHVSRAHPALPATNVEHGVEHRRVRGHATPSSLLWLKFLDLLYSRRVRRVLPAADVLVTNTFWLPLLERRASRGVPYVHVGRYPKGQLRYYPRRVVLQTVSAPIRDAILRELPDAAARIRVLPYPLSPAYLVEQRAPARVILYAGRLHPEKGVHLLIEAFAQRAATSLHGWTLRIIGPWQTAQGGGGESYRAKLAALAAPAGASIDVREPIFDADQLVAHYQQAAIFAYPSLAEFGETFGLAVLEAMAAGCAPVVSSLACFGDFLKSGENGLVFDHRERDPVAALGRALQEVANSQALCDRLRAAAWPTARAYALPEIALRFLRDFHAITERPAEIGSHVTPCLPDQT; this is translated from the coding sequence ATGCGTCCGTTGAACATTACGATCGTCCAGGGCGCGTTTCTGCCCGTTCCGCCGCTGCTCGGCGGCGCGGTGGAAAAAGCGTGGCACGCGCTGGGGCTCGAATTTGCCCGACAGGGGCACCGCGTCGTGCACGTCAGCCGCGCACATCCCGCTCTGCCGGCAACGAACGTCGAGCACGGCGTCGAACATCGTCGTGTGCGCGGCCATGCCACGCCGTCGTCGCTGCTGTGGCTGAAGTTTCTCGACCTGCTCTACTCGCGGCGCGTTCGTCGCGTGCTGCCGGCGGCCGACGTGCTCGTGACGAACACCTTCTGGCTGCCGTTGCTGGAACGGCGCGCGTCGCGGGGCGTGCCCTACGTGCACGTCGGCCGCTATCCGAAGGGGCAGCTGCGCTACTATCCGCGGCGCGTGGTGCTTCAGACGGTCTCGGCACCGATCCGCGACGCGATCCTGCGCGAGTTGCCCGACGCCGCCGCGCGGATACGCGTGCTGCCCTACCCGCTCTCGCCGGCGTACCTCGTCGAGCAACGAGCCCCCGCCCGCGTGATCCTCTACGCGGGCCGGCTGCATCCGGAGAAAGGCGTGCACTTGCTGATCGAGGCATTTGCCCAGCGGGCGGCGACGAGCCTGCACGGCTGGACGCTGCGGATCATCGGACCGTGGCAGACCGCGCAGGGCGGCGGCGGCGAGAGCTATCGGGCGAAGCTCGCAGCGTTGGCAGCGCCCGCCGGCGCGAGCATCGACGTGCGCGAGCCGATCTTCGACGCGGACCAGCTCGTCGCGCATTACCAGCAGGCCGCGATCTTCGCCTACCCGTCGCTGGCGGAATTCGGCGAGACGTTCGGCCTCGCGGTGCTGGAAGCCATGGCCGCAGGGTGCGCGCCCGTGGTCTCGTCGCTCGCCTGTTTCGGGGATTTTCTTAAGTCCGGAGAAAACGGACTCGTCTTCGACCATCGCGAACGCGATCCCGTGGCGGCGCTGGGGCGCGCGTTGCAGGAGGTCGCGAATTCCCAAGCGCTTTGCGACCGGCTCCGCGCCGCCGCGTGGCCCACGGCACGGGCTTACGCGCTGCCGGAGATTGCCCTGAGATTTCTACGGGATTTTCACGCCATCACGGAACGACCGGCGGAAATTGGGTCACATGTAACACCATGTCTACCGGACCAAACATGA
- a CDS encoding polysaccharide pyruvyl transferase family protein, protein MSTGPNMNGALTKLLSELRGREVVALLNRGNRGDGLIHMGGRRLLAEVGLEHREVYETGDLQNLGGDVLLVYGAGAMSRGTNTLPKLLKKLGRRFAEVIILPSSFDLSESRVRSFAETWDRHYTVFCREMVSFVALKEQKVTPKALLLGHDLAFHADLSEWAARPHQGAAGLFRQDNEATYSSLPPDLDEYRDASYGSDREPEGLLDFVAKFDEIHTDRCHGAISAAMMGRRVVFYRNNYFKNRAIYDHSLASMTNVRFVEKMPFSFRQFLRSLYWVRMRPVEMKARRVVQGRAATSSA, encoded by the coding sequence ATGTCTACCGGACCAAACATGAATGGCGCGCTGACCAAGCTCCTCTCCGAACTGCGAGGCCGCGAGGTCGTGGCCCTGCTCAATCGCGGCAATCGCGGCGACGGCTTGATCCACATGGGCGGCCGGCGCTTGCTCGCTGAGGTCGGGCTCGAGCACCGCGAAGTTTACGAAACCGGCGACCTGCAGAATCTCGGCGGCGATGTGCTGCTCGTCTACGGCGCGGGCGCGATGTCCCGCGGCACCAACACCCTTCCGAAACTGCTCAAGAAGCTCGGCCGGCGATTCGCGGAGGTGATCATCCTGCCGTCGTCCTTCGACCTCAGCGAGTCGCGGGTGCGTTCGTTCGCCGAAACCTGGGACCGTCACTATACGGTGTTCTGCCGTGAAATGGTGAGTTTCGTGGCGCTCAAGGAGCAGAAAGTGACGCCGAAAGCGCTGCTGCTGGGACACGATCTCGCGTTTCACGCCGACCTGAGCGAGTGGGCCGCGCGACCGCACCAGGGCGCGGCGGGGCTGTTCCGTCAGGATAACGAAGCCACCTACAGTTCCCTGCCACCGGACCTCGACGAATATCGCGACGCTTCGTACGGCTCAGACCGCGAGCCGGAGGGCTTGTTGGATTTCGTGGCGAAGTTCGACGAGATCCACACCGACCGCTGCCACGGCGCGATCTCCGCGGCCATGATGGGCCGCCGCGTCGTGTTTTACCGGAACAACTATTTCAAGAACCGCGCAATCTACGATCACAGCCTCGCGAGCATGACGAACGTGCGGTTCGTCGAGAAGATGCCGTTCTCGTTCCGGCAGTTCCTGCGCTCGCTTTACTGGGTGCGGATGCGTCCCGTCGAGATGAAGGCCCGCCGCGTCGTCCAGGGCCGCGCCGCCACCTCCAGCGCGTAG
- a CDS encoding glycosyltransferase family 4 protein produces MILFSHPTGNANVRHAALGLHRAGLLGEFWTCVHYRETPLLRRVLPRSLRRQLQRRAFPAELNHKIHSAPLRELGRMLAPRAGLRSLVRHEHGPLSVDAVYRSLDQRVSQRLAAGAFSGVYAYEDGAQASFRVATERGLLRVYDLPIGYWRAARAILQEEAELQPAWAGTLTGNRDSAEKTARKDAELQQADVVLVASTFTQQSLQLAPDFRGTVARIPYGAPAVDPLLVAAREPAVPRQRLRVLFVGSLGQRKGLSYLFAAVRMLRPAVELTVIGAPPLARCAALESELAQVRWIPSCPHREVLAEMARHDVFVFPSLFEGFGLVLLEAMAMGLPIITTAHTAGPDLITDGEEGFIVPIRSAAAIAEKLDLLRRDPARRAHLSERARARAGTFSWEQYGAAVAQAVTRSPVPA; encoded by the coding sequence ATGATTTTGTTTTCGCATCCCACCGGCAACGCGAACGTGCGTCACGCGGCGCTCGGCCTGCACCGCGCCGGATTGCTCGGCGAGTTCTGGACCTGCGTGCACTACCGCGAAACGCCGCTGCTGCGCCGCGTTCTGCCCCGATCGCTCCGCCGGCAGCTGCAGCGCCGCGCGTTTCCCGCGGAACTAAACCACAAGATCCATTCGGCCCCGCTGCGCGAACTGGGGCGGATGCTGGCGCCGCGCGCCGGGCTGCGCTCGCTCGTCCGCCACGAACACGGACCGCTGAGCGTCGATGCCGTGTATCGTTCGCTCGACCAGCGCGTGAGCCAGCGGCTCGCCGCAGGGGCGTTCTCCGGCGTCTACGCCTACGAGGACGGCGCGCAGGCGAGTTTTCGCGTCGCCACCGAGCGGGGATTGTTGCGCGTTTACGATCTGCCGATCGGCTACTGGCGCGCCGCCCGCGCGATTCTTCAGGAGGAAGCCGAGTTGCAGCCCGCGTGGGCCGGCACGTTGACCGGCAATCGCGACAGCGCCGAAAAGACCGCGCGCAAGGACGCCGAGCTGCAGCAGGCGGACGTCGTTTTGGTCGCGAGCACGTTCACCCAGCAGTCGCTGCAACTCGCACCCGATTTTCGTGGAACCGTCGCGCGAATTCCCTACGGCGCACCCGCGGTGGATCCGCTCCTCGTCGCCGCGCGCGAGCCGGCGGTGCCCCGCCAACGATTGCGCGTGCTGTTCGTCGGCTCGCTCGGACAGCGCAAGGGCCTCAGCTATCTGTTCGCCGCCGTCCGGATGCTCCGGCCGGCCGTCGAGCTGACCGTGATCGGCGCTCCCCCACTCGCCCGCTGCGCCGCGCTCGAATCCGAGTTGGCACAGGTTCGGTGGATCCCGTCGTGTCCGCACCGCGAGGTGCTCGCGGAAATGGCGCGGCACGATGTGTTCGTGTTCCCCTCCCTGTTCGAAGGCTTCGGACTGGTGCTGCTCGAGGCGATGGCGATGGGACTGCCGATCATCACCACCGCGCACACCGCCGGCCCGGATCTCATCACCGACGGTGAAGAGGGCTTCATCGTGCCGATCCGTTCGGCCGCCGCCATCGCGGAGAAACTCGACCTGCTGCGGCGCGATCCGGCGCGGCGCGCCCACCTGAGCGAACGCGCGCGGGCTCGCGCCGGCACGTTCAGCTGGGAGCAGTATGGTGCCGCCGTCGCCCAGGCCGTGACCCGCAGCCCGGTGCCCGCGTGA
- a CDS encoding glycosyltransferase family 4 protein, translated as MHVLLIGNFAPDHQESMLRFSRQLTAGLQALNHEVSTWAPQPRLVRLLPRYRYGGFAKYIGYLDKFVLFPRQVRSQLARQRPVDVVHIIDHANAVYAPLFTARPVLATCHDLLQIRAARGEFPQHRVAGLGRRYQEWILSAIARLPHAVTPSAQTARDLHRLAGLPLEHTTVIPMGLNYPYRRSSAGAARTALAQMLQARELPADLLQRPGGFLLNVGGGQWYKNRSGLLELYAVLRRLLTPAPQLILVGKPLSAEHGGLTHALGIEREVTHLARVSELELQALYSTAEGLLFPSWHEGFGWPVAEAQACGCAVFTSERAPMTEVGGEAAVYFDPADVSAAARTIADAWPQRDALGQKGLTRAGEWSPSRMIERYVDTYLRLGAAAQPVAA; from the coding sequence ATGCACGTTCTGCTCATCGGCAATTTCGCCCCCGACCATCAGGAGAGCATGCTGCGCTTCAGCCGGCAGCTCACGGCTGGATTGCAGGCGCTAAACCATGAGGTGAGCACGTGGGCGCCGCAGCCGCGGCTGGTGCGTCTGTTGCCGCGCTATCGCTACGGTGGTTTCGCCAAATACATCGGTTACCTCGACAAGTTCGTGCTTTTCCCGCGGCAGGTGCGCTCCCAGCTCGCGCGCCAGCGGCCCGTCGACGTCGTCCACATCATCGATCACGCGAATGCGGTTTACGCGCCGCTGTTCACCGCGCGCCCGGTGCTCGCCACCTGCCACGACCTGCTGCAAATCCGCGCGGCGCGCGGCGAGTTTCCCCAGCATCGCGTCGCCGGGCTCGGCCGTCGTTATCAGGAATGGATTTTGTCCGCGATCGCGCGGCTGCCTCATGCGGTCACCCCGTCGGCGCAGACGGCGCGGGACTTGCACCGGCTCGCCGGCCTGCCGCTCGAGCACACGACGGTGATTCCGATGGGGTTGAACTATCCGTATCGTCGTTCGTCCGCCGGCGCGGCCCGGACCGCCCTCGCGCAGATGCTGCAGGCTCGCGAGCTGCCCGCCGACTTGCTGCAACGCCCCGGCGGCTTCCTCCTCAACGTCGGCGGCGGCCAATGGTACAAAAACCGCAGCGGACTGCTTGAGCTGTACGCCGTGCTTCGCCGGCTGCTCACGCCCGCTCCGCAGCTGATCCTGGTCGGCAAACCGCTCTCGGCCGAACACGGCGGGCTTACCCACGCGCTGGGGATCGAGCGCGAGGTCACGCATCTCGCCCGCGTTTCCGAACTCGAACTGCAGGCGCTCTACTCGACCGCCGAGGGACTGCTGTTTCCCTCGTGGCACGAGGGTTTCGGCTGGCCCGTCGCCGAGGCGCAGGCTTGCGGCTGTGCGGTTTTCACCTCCGAGCGCGCCCCGATGACCGAGGTCGGTGGTGAAGCCGCAGTCTACTTCGATCCCGCCGACGTTTCCGCGGCGGCGCGCACGATCGCGGACGCGTGGCCGCAACGCGATGCGCTGGGCCAAAAGGGACTGACGCGCGCCGGCGAGTGGAGCCCGAGCCGGATGATCGAACGCTACGTCGACACCTACCTGCGGCTCGGGGCCGCCGCGCAACCGGTCGCCGCATGA
- a CDS encoding glycosyltransferase — protein sequence MKLLRVIATLDPRHGGPAAGLRAITPELAALGHVSEFVCLDAPGQVREFPGAAAIHALGPARGGYAYARALEPWLRAHAGAYDAVFVHGLWQHHGRAVHRALRRRRPPYFVFPHGMLDPWFRRAYPLKHAKKWAYWQLCERHVLRDAAAVLFTCEEERRLARESFRPYACRERVVAYGTAAPPADAAAQVRAWREMQPALAARPFWLFLGRIHPKKGVDLLLRSYGELARIAGAELPALVIAGPCFDPIYLTNLRNLAAALPAPARVFWPGMLEGATKWGALRTAEAFVLPSHQENFGIAVVEALAAGTPVLISREVNIWREIESAGAGFADTDDAAGTRRLLARWHELPRAARGPMRSAAVELFTTRYEIGRAARSLVETITPFVRPVPTISLT from the coding sequence ATGAAACTGCTTCGTGTCATCGCCACGCTCGATCCGCGCCATGGCGGGCCTGCCGCCGGGCTGCGCGCGATCACGCCCGAGCTGGCCGCGCTCGGCCACGTGAGCGAGTTCGTGTGCCTCGACGCGCCCGGACAGGTGCGCGAGTTCCCCGGCGCCGCGGCGATTCACGCGCTCGGCCCGGCTCGCGGCGGCTACGCGTACGCGCGCGCCCTTGAGCCGTGGCTGCGGGCGCACGCCGGCGCCTACGACGCGGTGTTCGTGCACGGGCTGTGGCAGCATCACGGGCGCGCGGTGCATCGCGCGCTGCGCCGGCGGCGTCCGCCGTATTTTGTTTTCCCGCACGGCATGCTCGATCCCTGGTTCCGGCGCGCCTATCCGCTGAAGCATGCGAAGAAGTGGGCCTACTGGCAGCTCTGTGAACGCCACGTGCTGCGCGACGCCGCCGCCGTGCTGTTCACCTGCGAGGAGGAACGACGCCTCGCCCGCGAATCGTTCCGCCCCTACGCGTGCCGCGAACGCGTGGTCGCCTACGGCACGGCGGCGCCGCCCGCCGACGCCGCTGCGCAGGTGCGTGCCTGGCGCGAGATGCAGCCGGCGCTCGCGGCGCGTCCGTTCTGGCTTTTCCTCGGCCGGATTCATCCGAAAAAAGGCGTCGATCTGCTCCTGCGTAGCTATGGCGAGTTGGCGCGCATCGCCGGCGCCGAGCTGCCCGCGCTCGTGATCGCGGGTCCGTGCTTCGATCCGATTTACCTGACGAACCTGCGGAACCTCGCCGCGGCGCTGCCCGCCCCCGCGCGGGTGTTTTGGCCGGGCATGCTCGAGGGTGCGACCAAATGGGGCGCGCTGCGCACCGCCGAGGCGTTTGTGCTGCCGTCGCACCAGGAGAATTTTGGTATCGCCGTCGTCGAAGCGCTCGCCGCCGGCACGCCCGTGCTGATCTCCCGCGAGGTGAACATCTGGCGCGAGATCGAGTCCGCCGGCGCCGGCTTCGCGGACACCGACGACGCGGCCGGCACCCGGCGGCTGCTGGCACGCTGGCATGAGCTACCCCGGGCCGCCCGCGGGCCGATGCGTTCGGCCGCGGTCGAACTGTTCACCACCCGCTACGAGATCGGCCGCGCCGCGCGCAGTCTTGTGGAAACCATCACGCCTTTCGTTCGCCCCGTCCCCACGATTTCACTGACATGA
- a CDS encoding asparagine synthase-related protein translates to MANFLLVHDPDTVRRQFAVLQARDRVGFLPQMRGELTLASHYALAWAAAPLAPVEHHRATEPDAPDCMLFGAPHDHEGVTLKAADFCRRHDIVWDAPNELNGYYAALLVHPRLGVRIEGDVLGLFPLYYWQHRDVLLVGTSPELFRSHPSFQSELDLHGAAALLLTSGLVGGRTLWRGVRRLAADHRLIWLPGAAPRELPPPLRAAGDMIESRDEAVEQAAELHASFLRAALRDAQRPGMLLSGGLDSRLLAGFAAEQTRQPECLTFGRPEDLDAACATAVARELGLKQSLYDVTPEDYAQYAQSSVTWEQLSGGLYALPMGWNLSLRPPTVEIDRLICGLTLDAVIGGPKYVARTSGALSFERLRIGRLGFGRDELARLIGAPDLARACEDVRGELLDEYVASAASDHLREWRMNLAHRHRFAVGMCAWRYSLFAWPVLPALDRRLIALAHRLPYSVIKDRQIQTRLLVTRFPRLARLDLDRNYFDTVPLLGSKTSAWRDLRRRATKLRRRCQTWLGRDPRFYVRTMEFNSPGWRVVRSLAEEARGAGAALFRTDALERLLPRADVRVRHIEDPIVHSTPLKNTLGLMLWLRQHA, encoded by the coding sequence ATGGCCAACTTCCTTCTCGTCCACGATCCGGATACCGTCCGGCGGCAGTTCGCCGTCCTCCAAGCCCGCGATCGCGTTGGTTTCCTGCCGCAGATGCGCGGCGAGCTGACGCTGGCGTCGCACTACGCGCTCGCCTGGGCCGCGGCGCCGCTGGCGCCGGTGGAACACCACCGCGCGACCGAGCCTGACGCGCCCGACTGCATGCTGTTCGGCGCCCCCCATGATCACGAGGGCGTGACCTTGAAGGCCGCGGATTTTTGCCGGCGGCACGATATCGTCTGGGACGCGCCCAACGAGCTCAACGGCTACTACGCCGCGTTGTTGGTGCACCCGCGGCTGGGCGTTCGCATCGAGGGGGACGTGCTCGGACTTTTCCCACTTTATTATTGGCAGCACCGTGACGTGCTCCTCGTCGGTACGAGTCCGGAGCTGTTTCGCAGCCATCCGAGTTTCCAAAGCGAGCTCGACCTGCACGGTGCGGCGGCGCTGTTGTTGACGAGCGGGCTCGTCGGCGGCCGAACCCTCTGGCGTGGCGTGCGCCGGCTGGCCGCGGACCATCGCCTCATCTGGCTGCCCGGCGCGGCTCCGCGCGAGCTGCCACCGCCACTTCGCGCCGCCGGCGACATGATCGAATCGCGGGACGAGGCCGTCGAGCAGGCGGCGGAGCTGCACGCGTCGTTTCTGCGGGCGGCGCTGCGGGACGCGCAGCGCCCGGGCATGCTGCTGTCGGGCGGATTGGACTCGCGCTTACTGGCGGGATTCGCGGCGGAACAGACCCGCCAGCCCGAATGCCTCACCTTCGGCCGGCCCGAGGATCTCGATGCGGCGTGCGCCACGGCGGTCGCCCGCGAACTCGGGTTGAAACAATCGCTTTACGACGTCACGCCGGAGGACTACGCGCAGTATGCGCAGTCGAGCGTGACCTGGGAACAGTTGAGCGGCGGGCTCTACGCGCTGCCGATGGGATGGAATCTTTCGCTCCGTCCGCCCACGGTCGAGATCGACCGGCTCATCTGCGGATTGACGCTCGACGCCGTGATCGGCGGGCCGAAGTACGTCGCGCGCACGAGCGGTGCGCTTTCATTCGAGCGCCTGCGCATCGGCCGGCTGGGTTTCGGCCGCGATGAGCTTGCCCGGCTCATCGGCGCCCCGGACCTCGCCCGCGCCTGCGAGGACGTCCGCGGCGAGCTGCTCGACGAATATGTCGCTTCCGCCGCTAGCGACCACTTGCGGGAATGGCGGATGAACCTCGCGCACCGGCATCGCTTTGCCGTTGGGATGTGTGCGTGGCGTTACTCGCTGTTCGCCTGGCCCGTGCTGCCGGCGCTCGACCGCCGGCTGATCGCGCTCGCCCACCGGCTGCCCTACTCGGTCATCAAGGACCGGCAGATCCAAACGCGGCTTCTTGTCACGCGTTTTCCCCGGCTCGCGCGGTTGGACCTCGACCGGAACTATTTCGATACGGTGCCGCTGCTCGGCTCGAAAACTTCCGCTTGGCGTGATCTGCGCCGGCGTGCGACCAAGCTGCGTCGCCGTTGCCAGACCTGGCTCGGACGCGACCCGCGGTTCTACGTGCGCACGATGGAGTTCAACAGCCCCGGCTGGCGCGTGGTGCGCTCGCTCGCCGAAGAGGCGCGCGGCGCCGGCGCCGCGCTGTTTCGCACCGACGCGCTCGAGCGGCTGCTGCCGCGCGCCGACGTCCGCGTGCGTCATATCGAGGATCCCATCGTCCACTCCACCCCGCTGAAAAACACCCTCGGGTTGATGCTCTGGCTGAGACAACACGCCTGA
- a CDS encoding glycosyltransferase family 2 protein, with the protein MPKVPVSVLIPIRNEQANLPRCLESVRWADEVVVVDSQSTDGSIDIARRYGAEVVQFAFNGVWPKKKNWALENLPFRHEWVLILDADEVMPPDAADEIARIVAADGDGHAGFWINRRFMFMGRWLRHAYYPNWNLRLFKHRLGRYERLVQGPTQSGDNEVHEHIIVDGSTGRLRCEMDHYAFASIDVFVEKHNRYSNWEARLEVEDGLARPHSTAPQTMPVRIRRTLKRIARRLPFRPLLRFLYVYVFQAGFLDGREGYIFARLHAVYEFLAVAKAAELRKLRAAEAAAAENVHAQRAESV; encoded by the coding sequence ATGCCGAAAGTCCCAGTCTCCGTTCTCATTCCCATCCGCAACGAGCAGGCCAACCTGCCGCGCTGCCTCGAGTCGGTCCGCTGGGCCGACGAGGTGGTAGTCGTCGATTCGCAGAGCACCGACGGCTCGATCGACATCGCCCGCCGTTACGGAGCCGAGGTCGTGCAGTTCGCCTTCAACGGCGTCTGGCCGAAGAAAAAAAACTGGGCGCTGGAGAATCTGCCTTTCCGTCACGAATGGGTGCTGATTCTGGACGCGGATGAGGTGATGCCGCCCGACGCCGCCGACGAGATCGCCCGAATCGTCGCGGCCGACGGCGACGGACACGCGGGTTTCTGGATCAATCGCCGGTTCATGTTCATGGGGCGCTGGCTCCGGCACGCCTACTATCCGAACTGGAATCTGCGGTTGTTCAAACACCGGCTCGGCCGCTACGAACGCTTGGTGCAGGGGCCGACGCAGAGCGGCGACAACGAGGTCCACGAGCACATCATCGTCGACGGTTCGACGGGCCGGCTCCGCTGCGAAATGGACCATTACGCCTTCGCGTCGATCGACGTGTTCGTCGAAAAGCACAATCGCTACTCGAACTGGGAGGCGCGGCTCGAGGTGGAGGACGGACTTGCACGCCCGCACTCGACCGCACCGCAGACGATGCCGGTGCGGATTCGGCGCACGCTGAAGCGTATTGCGCGCCGGCTGCCGTTCCGACCGTTGCTGCGTTTTCTCTACGTGTACGTGTTCCAGGCGGGGTTTCTCGACGGACGCGAGGGCTACATCTTCGCGCGACTCCACGCGGTGTATGAATTTCTTGCCGTCGCGAAGGCGGCCGAACTGCGGAAGCTGCGCGCGGCCGAAGCGGCGGCCGCGGAGAACGTGCATGCCCAGCGGGCCGAGTCAGTTTGA
- a CDS encoding choice-of-anchor K domain-containing protein gives MHSRIRSMFAAALGLALTCSLAHAQLLLSGYTTGSFVDLSEPNTTVSNAGDGSWATFHTGIAATGSTQSKIEFSNTTFTDVASGDPIQVGLFEITNGMTLIGSGAPTAQFNLGLELTSPVMQSVALTQITFHVDHTPNLPGAIPDTFSASFTQPTAMKIGDYLVQFHVNFDPAEFQVAENTMVQRGDITVSFTPVPEPATYAAWGAALLVGLVGYRRLRARSAASLPAAA, from the coding sequence ATGCACAGTCGGATTCGTTCAATGTTCGCGGCGGCCCTCGGGCTGGCGCTCACGTGCTCACTGGCGCACGCTCAGCTCTTATTGAGCGGCTACACCACGGGCTCGTTCGTCGACCTGTCGGAGCCCAACACCACTGTCTCGAATGCGGGCGATGGTAGCTGGGCGACCTTCCACACGGGCATCGCGGCAACCGGTTCAACTCAGTCCAAGATCGAGTTTTCGAATACCACGTTCACCGACGTGGCATCCGGCGATCCGATTCAGGTCGGCCTGTTCGAAATCACGAACGGCATGACCCTGATCGGTTCGGGCGCACCTACCGCCCAATTCAATCTCGGCCTCGAGCTAACCTCGCCGGTGATGCAGTCGGTCGCGTTGACGCAGATTACGTTCCACGTCGACCACACGCCGAATCTGCCGGGAGCGATTCCCGACACGTTCAGCGCTTCCTTCACGCAGCCGACGGCGATGAAAATCGGCGACTATCTCGTGCAGTTCCACGTGAACTTCGACCCGGCCGAATTCCAGGTCGCGGAGAACACGATGGTGCAGCGCGGTGATATCACCGTGAGTTTCACGCCGGTACCGGAGCCCGCCACGTATGCCGCGTGGGGCGCCGCGCTGCTGGTCGGATTGGTCGGCTACCGGCGCCTGCGCGCACGGTCGGCCGCCAGCCTGCCTGCGGCTGCCTGA